The following proteins are encoded in a genomic region of Comamonas resistens:
- a CDS encoding carbohydrate porin, translated as MSLYLMWGPAAHAQQSAETAQAGAEDAAEGEKTIEPEKWNARFQATYVWQRKPSFSAPYTGAMSLKPERERSYSFTTTASFGYRPWAGAEVYLDLEGAQGIPLSGLTGLGGFTNGELAKTSGARLKLYRARAFLRQTWNHGGEQEAVESDARQLAGMEDKRRTVLTVGNLAVTDIFDNNRYNHDPRTQFMNWSLMTQGASDYAADARGYSWGAVLEWFHDDWELRFGRFIQPKEPNGQPLDYRIFKHYGDQLEVAHAHTLAGQPGKLRALVFRNHAVMTSYSDALAQAAQRGGVPDINTARYGAKSKRGFGLNLEQALSDDVGLFARASWADGKTEIYAFTEIDRSLSTGLLIQGRKWGRAKDTLGLGVARNFLSSVHRQYLAEGGMGPFIGDGRLNYKPESILEMFYSMSVGQKSSVTFDWQHIRNPAYNADRGPVNALAVRLHTEF; from the coding sequence ATGTCCTTGTACTTGATGTGGGGGCCGGCTGCTCATGCGCAGCAGAGTGCGGAGACAGCCCAGGCAGGCGCTGAGGATGCTGCTGAGGGTGAGAAAACCATAGAGCCTGAAAAGTGGAATGCCAGGTTCCAGGCGACCTATGTATGGCAGCGCAAACCATCTTTTTCCGCGCCTTATACGGGAGCCATGAGCCTGAAGCCCGAGCGCGAGCGGAGCTACTCGTTCACGACCACCGCATCCTTCGGATACCGTCCATGGGCGGGAGCAGAGGTCTATCTTGATCTGGAAGGTGCGCAGGGCATTCCTCTGTCGGGACTGACCGGCCTGGGTGGCTTTACCAATGGAGAGTTGGCCAAAACTTCGGGCGCAAGGCTGAAACTCTATCGCGCCCGTGCATTTTTGCGCCAGACCTGGAACCATGGCGGTGAGCAAGAAGCCGTGGAGTCCGATGCAAGGCAGTTGGCCGGCATGGAGGACAAGCGCCGGACCGTGCTGACGGTCGGTAATCTGGCCGTGACCGACATCTTTGATAACAACCGCTACAACCACGATCCGCGAACCCAGTTCATGAACTGGTCGTTGATGACCCAAGGTGCGTCCGACTATGCAGCGGACGCCCGTGGTTACAGCTGGGGCGCGGTGCTGGAGTGGTTTCATGATGACTGGGAGCTGCGCTTTGGCCGTTTCATCCAGCCCAAGGAGCCCAACGGCCAGCCGCTGGACTACCGCATCTTCAAGCACTACGGTGACCAGCTGGAGGTTGCCCATGCGCATACGCTGGCAGGTCAGCCTGGTAAGCTGCGGGCACTGGTGTTTCGCAACCATGCGGTGATGACCAGCTACAGCGATGCATTGGCCCAGGCCGCGCAGCGAGGAGGAGTGCCTGACATCAATACCGCGCGCTACGGGGCCAAGAGCAAGCGCGGCTTCGGCCTGAACCTGGAGCAGGCGCTATCTGACGATGTGGGACTGTTCGCACGCGCCAGCTGGGCCGATGGAAAGACGGAAATCTATGCCTTCACGGAAATCGACCGCTCGCTATCCACAGGCCTGCTGATCCAGGGGCGCAAATGGGGGCGGGCCAAGGATACGCTGGGCCTGGGTGTGGCACGCAATTTTCTGTCTTCCGTCCATCGTCAGTACCTGGCCGAAGGCGGCATGGGGCCGTTCATCGGCGATGGACGTCTGAACTACAAGCCCGAAAGCATTCTGGAGATGTTCTACAGCATGAGCGTCGGCCAGAAGTCCAGCGTGACCTTCGACTGGCAACATATCCGCAACCCCGCGTACAACGCCGACCGCGGGCCGGTGAATGCACTGGCCGTGCGCCTGCACACGGAGTTTTAA
- a CDS encoding YqaA family protein, translating into MQQVLHWLALPELGLSTVFIVALVSATLLPLGSEPVVAALVTANPHLFWPAIMVATAGNTIGGAISWWMGLAAHKAWNRARRLRQHDGTQPQRKNMHNQSRWHRVARYWLRKYGAKACLLSWLPVVGDPLCAVAGWLRLPFWACVGYMAVGKFLRYTLMTAGLHQILQRIF; encoded by the coding sequence ATGCAACAAGTGCTGCACTGGCTGGCCCTGCCGGAGCTGGGCCTGAGCACGGTCTTTATCGTGGCCCTGGTTTCTGCCACCTTGCTGCCGCTGGGCTCGGAGCCCGTGGTGGCGGCCCTGGTCACGGCCAATCCTCATCTATTCTGGCCCGCCATTATGGTTGCGACGGCAGGCAACACCATTGGCGGCGCCATCAGCTGGTGGATGGGCCTGGCCGCGCACAAGGCCTGGAACAGGGCCCGCAGGCTGCGCCAGCATGATGGCACCCAGCCTCAGCGGAAAAACATGCACAACCAGTCACGCTGGCATCGCGTGGCCCGCTACTGGCTGCGCAAATACGGCGCCAAGGCCTGCCTGCTGAGCTGGCTGCCCGTTGTGGGAGACCCGCTGTGCGCCGTCGCCGGCTGGCTTCGCCTGCCCTTCTGGGCCTGCGTGGGCTATATGGCGGTCGGCAAGTTCCTCCGCTACACCTTGATGACCGCAGGCCTGCACCAGATCCTCCAGCGCATCTTTTAA
- a CDS encoding M15 family metallopeptidase, with translation MSFQPRLAVVAFALIFIAGCAQHMGATESSTSNAGADLVPLSSLAPGVRQDMRYATRHNFMGRPVEGYEAGVCWLSRAAAQSLAAAQKELEVYGMAIKVYDCYRPQAAVNDFVRWGRDMTDQKNKDMYYPRVPKSELFKRGYIAEKSGHSRASTVDMTLVVVDARRASKRVRGPLADGIDVDMGTPFDMFDEQSHTEDASQSPDVQHNRRWLRALMQRHGWKNLPEEWWHYTLASEPYPDQYFNQPVRKN, from the coding sequence ATGAGTTTTCAGCCCCGCCTGGCGGTTGTGGCGTTTGCTTTGATTTTTATAGCTGGTTGCGCACAGCACATGGGCGCGACAGAGTCATCGACCTCCAATGCTGGAGCAGACCTGGTGCCGCTGAGCAGTCTGGCCCCTGGCGTGCGCCAGGATATGCGTTACGCCACCCGCCATAACTTCATGGGGCGGCCTGTCGAAGGTTATGAAGCCGGTGTGTGCTGGCTCAGCCGTGCGGCGGCCCAGTCTCTGGCTGCAGCGCAGAAGGAGCTGGAAGTCTATGGCATGGCCATCAAGGTCTATGACTGCTATCGTCCTCAGGCGGCGGTGAATGACTTTGTGCGCTGGGGCAGGGATATGACGGACCAGAAGAACAAGGACATGTATTACCCGCGCGTGCCCAAGAGCGAGCTGTTCAAGCGCGGCTATATCGCCGAAAAATCCGGCCACAGCCGTGCCAGCACGGTGGACATGACGCTGGTGGTCGTCGATGCCAGGCGCGCAAGCAAGCGTGTGCGCGGTCCGCTGGCCGATGGTATCGATGTGGACATGGGCACGCCGTTCGATATGTTCGATGAGCAGTCGCATACCGAAGATGCTTCCCAGTCCCCGGATGTGCAGCACAACCGTCGCTGGCTGCGGGCGCTGATGCAGCGCCATGGCTGGAAGAATCTACCCGAAGAATGGTGGCATTACACGCTGGCGAGCGAGCCCTATCCCGATCAGTATTTCAACCAGCCGGTCCGAAAAAACTGA
- a CDS encoding TolC family protein, producing the protein MQFPISSLKCLTLLLAALGLGGAALAQTAAQAPALSAANGLSFADYLSAVEQHSLELQSQQQSVVAAKAGVGIAGIRPDPQLTLGASREQVRTGTPRPLNRNYEVSMELETGGKRSARIRAARSQVRLAEAGVEGFRTQLFSDAAQDFTQACRDQQALQRKEQTLKALSDVVKANEVRRKAGDIGTVEWRQSRVERDQFQADVTQARADAQTSRLALSVPLGRKLSEVFSSEDLQCDFQPFANGKNIEALVVQALDARSDVRVAQAALDNARDNAGVAQANRWVNPTLAVGVAAIPATAAGVDNEGKAFDAGNRSRMLSVSVSVPIPFSRLNRGEVLQAESVVTQAMLGLQQSQHKAEADVRSAYFRFEAARENVERYRSNVLTDAQRVLESIRLSYRHGEASLLELLSAQRSADDAYLGYLQAEADLAKATVDLQLSIGQRPAL; encoded by the coding sequence ATGCAATTTCCTATCTCTTCCCTCAAGTGCCTGACCCTGCTGCTGGCAGCGTTGGGCCTGGGCGGTGCGGCGCTGGCGCAGACCGCCGCGCAGGCTCCGGCGCTGTCGGCAGCCAATGGCCTGAGCTTTGCCGACTATCTGAGCGCTGTCGAGCAGCACAGCCTGGAGCTGCAGTCCCAGCAACAGAGCGTGGTGGCGGCCAAGGCTGGCGTCGGCATAGCCGGCATACGCCCCGATCCGCAGCTGACGCTGGGGGCCTCGCGCGAGCAGGTCAGAACCGGCACGCCGCGTCCGCTAAACCGCAATTACGAAGTCAGCATGGAACTGGAGACCGGCGGCAAGCGCTCGGCCCGCATCCGCGCCGCGCGCAGCCAGGTGAGGCTGGCCGAGGCCGGCGTCGAGGGCTTTCGCACCCAGCTGTTTTCCGATGCGGCCCAGGATTTCACCCAGGCCTGCCGCGACCAGCAGGCGCTGCAGCGCAAGGAGCAGACACTCAAGGCACTGTCCGATGTGGTCAAGGCCAACGAGGTGCGACGCAAGGCTGGCGACATAGGCACCGTGGAATGGCGGCAGTCGCGTGTGGAGCGCGACCAGTTTCAGGCCGATGTCACGCAGGCTCGAGCCGATGCCCAGACCTCGCGTCTGGCACTGAGCGTGCCGCTGGGGCGCAAGCTGTCCGAGGTCTTCAGTTCGGAAGACCTGCAATGCGATTTCCAGCCCTTTGCCAACGGCAAGAACATCGAAGCTTTGGTGGTTCAGGCGCTTGATGCGCGCAGCGATGTGCGCGTGGCCCAGGCGGCGCTGGACAACGCACGCGACAACGCCGGCGTGGCCCAGGCCAACCGCTGGGTCAATCCCACGCTGGCCGTGGGTGTGGCGGCCATACCAGCGACGGCTGCAGGCGTCGACAACGAAGGCAAGGCCTTTGACGCAGGCAATCGCTCGCGCATGTTGTCGGTTTCGGTCAGCGTGCCGATTCCGTTCTCGCGCCTGAACCGTGGCGAGGTGCTGCAGGCCGAGTCTGTCGTGACCCAGGCCATGCTGGGCCTGCAGCAGTCGCAGCACAAAGCCGAGGCCGACGTGCGCTCGGCCTATTTCCGCTTCGAGGCAGCCAGGGAGAACGTGGAGCGCTATCGCAGCAATGTGCTGACCGATGCGCAGCGCGTGCTGGAGAGCATTCGCCTGTCCTACCGTCATGGCGAAGCTTCGTTGCTGGAACTGCTGTCGGCACAGCGTTCTGCCGACGATGCCTATCTTGGCTATCTGCAGGCTGAGGCTGACCTGGCCAAGGCCACGGTCGACCTGCAACTGAGCATAGGCCAGCGGCCCGCGCTGTGA
- a CDS encoding sensor histidine kinase → MTAEPQRFVHLRRALILLAMAAAMAVIFALDTLTEYAVAAAVFHTAIILVAVRWFSPRLVIAITGLCITLTLASFALTPAGAYRTGLINTGISILAIVITAYLGLKMVAAQNAAHAAQTQLLRITQATSLGQVTASIAHEVNQPLAAIVTSGNACQRWLAQQPPNLEKAGQALERILGDAQRASDVIARIRSMARGEAPSKQKFDLNDAVREMVHLSGADLNQRSIAMDLQLAAGLAPAWCDRVQFLQVLGNLLLNAMDAMQDTPVVQRRITVATQSLGQQLALTVMDAGEGLSMSAKSHLFDAFWTTKRDGMGLGLNICRNMAEANGGRIWATDREDGRSGVVFHVTIAAFVAAGDAAAGGNRFG, encoded by the coding sequence ATGACCGCCGAACCGCAACGCTTTGTGCATCTGCGCCGGGCCTTGATCCTGCTTGCTATGGCTGCGGCCATGGCAGTCATCTTTGCGCTGGATACGCTAACCGAATATGCGGTGGCCGCAGCCGTGTTTCACACGGCCATCATCCTTGTAGCCGTGCGCTGGTTCAGCCCGCGCCTGGTGATTGCCATCACGGGCTTGTGCATCACGCTGACCCTGGCCAGCTTTGCGCTGACCCCGGCCGGGGCCTATCGCACGGGGCTCATCAATACCGGTATCAGCATTCTGGCCATCGTCATCACGGCCTATCTGGGCCTGAAGATGGTGGCGGCGCAGAATGCCGCGCATGCGGCGCAGACCCAGTTGCTGCGCATCACCCAGGCAACCAGCCTGGGGCAGGTGACTGCCTCGATTGCGCATGAGGTCAACCAGCCATTGGCCGCCATCGTCACCAGCGGCAATGCCTGCCAACGCTGGCTGGCCCAGCAACCGCCCAATCTTGAAAAAGCCGGCCAGGCGCTGGAGCGCATCCTCGGGGATGCCCAGCGGGCCAGCGATGTCATTGCACGCATCCGTTCCATGGCGCGTGGCGAGGCACCCAGCAAGCAGAAATTCGATCTCAACGACGCCGTGCGCGAGATGGTGCATCTTTCTGGGGCCGACCTGAACCAGCGCTCCATTGCCATGGACTTGCAACTGGCAGCAGGGCTGGCACCGGCATGGTGTGACCGCGTGCAGTTTTTGCAGGTGCTGGGCAATCTGCTGCTCAATGCCATGGACGCCATGCAGGACACACCGGTCGTGCAGCGGCGCATCACGGTAGCCACGCAGTCCCTGGGCCAGCAACTGGCGCTGACGGTGATGGATGCCGGGGAAGGGCTGTCCATGTCTGCAAAAAGCCATCTCTTCGATGCCTTCTGGACGACCAAGCGCGACGGCATGGGACTGGGACTGAACATCTGCCGCAATATGGCGGAGGCCAATGGCGGCCGTATCTGGGCCACAGATCGTGAGGATGGGCGCAGCGGAGTCGTATTTCATGTCACCATCGCCGCTTTCGTGGCCGCAGGGGATGCTGCAGCAGGAGGAAACAGGTTTGGCTGA
- a CDS encoding response regulator transcription factor, with product METVYVIDDDASVRAAIEDLLLSVGLSVSAFGATRDFLTHLELSPPEGPACLVLDIRMPGQSGLEFRRQMLELGLRFPTIFITGHGDIPMSVEAMKTGAIEFLAKPFRDQDLLDAIQQGIALDRQRRVQDGLLQELRSRWDSLSGGEQSVLTGVVRGLLNKQIAGELDVSEITIKVRRSQAMRKMEAGSVAELVRMLEKLDIR from the coding sequence ATGGAAACCGTGTATGTGATTGACGACGATGCCTCGGTACGCGCCGCCATCGAAGATTTGCTGCTTTCCGTGGGCTTGTCCGTGTCGGCATTTGGTGCAACCCGCGACTTCCTCACGCATCTGGAGCTGAGCCCGCCTGAAGGGCCTGCCTGCCTGGTGCTGGACATTCGCATGCCCGGGCAAAGCGGCCTGGAGTTCAGGAGGCAGATGCTGGAGCTGGGCCTGCGCTTTCCCACGATATTCATCACAGGGCATGGCGATATTCCCATGAGCGTGGAAGCCATGAAGACAGGGGCCATCGAGTTTCTGGCCAAGCCGTTTCGCGATCAGGATCTGCTCGACGCCATACAGCAAGGCATTGCACTGGATCGCCAGCGCCGCGTGCAGGACGGGCTGCTGCAGGAGCTGCGCTCGCGTTGGGATTCTCTGTCCGGCGGGGAGCAGTCCGTGCTGACAGGCGTGGTGCGAGGCCTGCTCAACAAGCAGATCGCGGGCGAGCTCGATGTCAGCGAAATCACGATCAAGGTCAGGCGTTCTCAAGCCATGCGCAAGATGGAGGCTGGCTCGGTTGCCGAGCTGGTGCGCATGCTGGAGAAGCTGGATATCCGCTGA